The Primulina eburnea isolate SZY01 chromosome 13, ASM2296580v1, whole genome shotgun sequence genome includes a region encoding these proteins:
- the LOC140809697 gene encoding uncharacterized protein, whose protein sequence is MGEILMFSQSSLLQGSRHQLGTSRKVQLHVDHNQVFSVGAVALSFVPTSLKKVRTGSLYWEDKAGFIRDSNMPTRFPVFSVGTGSDILPDSGGSNDNFSGGSGNGGGGSGNGGNDNKDKGGPDENDGHGSGDAKKVGMSMSQKLTLGYAALVGVGGAMGYMKGGSKKSLISGGLSALVLYAVYSILPTNPVLASCLGLGLSLSLLVVMGSRFKSSGKIFPAGVVSLVSLVMSGGYLHGILRSMH, encoded by the coding sequence ATGGGAGAAATCTTAATGTTTTCGCAGTCCTCATTACTGCAAGGATCTCGGCATCAATTGGGCACTTCGAGGAAAGTACAACTTCATGTTGATCACAATCAAGTGTTCTCAGTTGGAGCTGTGGCTCTGAGTTTTGTCCCGACAAGCTTGAAGAAAGTAAGAACTGGTTCTCTTTATTGGGAAGATAAAGCtggttttatcagagattcaaATATGCCAACCAGATTTCCTGTTTTTTCTGTTGGGACAGGCAGTGATATTTTACCAGATTCTGGTGGTTCGAATGACAATTTTAGTGGTGGTAGTGGTAATGGAGGTGGTGGAAGTGGCAATGGTGGTAATGATAATAAGGATAAGGGGGGACCAGATGAAAATGACGGTCACGGCAGTGGCGACGCCAAGAAAGTAGGCATGTCAATGTCCCAGAAACTCACACTTGGGTATGCTGCCTTGGTTGGAGTTGGCGGTGCGATGGGCTATATGAAAGGTGGAAGCAAGAAGTCATTGATTTCTGGCGGACTGTCAGCTCTTGTATTGTATGCTGTTTACAGTATTCTTCCAACAAACCCTGTTTTGGCATCGTGCCTCGGTCTTGGTCTATCACTTTCTCTCCTTGTAGTGATGGGTTCTCGCTTTAAGAGTTCAGGAAAGATCTTTCCAGCTGGTGTTGTCTCGTTAGTGTCACTAGTCATGAGTGGTGGCTATTTGCACGGAATATTACGTAGTATGCACTAA